One window of the Eucalyptus grandis isolate ANBG69807.140 chromosome 6, ASM1654582v1, whole genome shotgun sequence genome contains the following:
- the LOC120294255 gene encoding uncharacterized protein LOC120294255, with protein sequence MTKSKQSVDLGHFWQPPAPGTLRINIDGAYTSGHTEGSIAFICRDKSGCLQEGLTRSVQAASALQTEAQALIFTLRHLLQQGKMSTSLEIDLDCLLLVDSLNNQQEPPWEICPLVYEAVDLCRQFLNLNIRFCKRETNSVADWAAKAHSNGTLSPSWAVSPPPPFLSLLISDTVAAACISFPYL encoded by the coding sequence ATGACTAAGTCGAAACAGAGCGTTGATCTTGGCCACTTTTGGCAACCTCCCGCCCCGGGCACCCTGCGCAtaaatattgatggggcttacACATCAGGCCATACAGAGGGCTCGATCGCCTTTATCTGCCGGGATAAATCTGGATGTCTGCAAGAGGGGCTTACCCGATCTGTGCAGGCGGCGTCGGCGTTGCAGACGGAAGCTCAGGCGCTAATCTTTACTCTTCGTCACCTGCTTCAGCAAGGAAAGATGAGCACATCTCTGGAGATCGACTTGGATTGTTTACTTTTAGTGGACTCCCTCAACAACCAGCAAGAACCCCCATGGGAGATTTGCCCCCTTGTCTACGAAGCCGTCGATCTGTGTCGTCAATTTCTCAACTTGAATATTAGGTTTTGTAAGAGGGAAACCAACTCTGTGGCTGATTGGGCAGCAAAGGCCCACAGCAACGGTACCCTTTCCCCTTCATGGGCCGTCTCCCCTCCACCTCCCTTCCTTTCCCTGCTTATTTCGGATACTGTAGCAGCCGCATGTATTTCGTTCCCTTATCTATAA